In Prescottella soli, a genomic segment contains:
- a CDS encoding TetR/AcrR family transcriptional regulator: MSSTKPRRLTPKGEQTRQRIVVAAAQLMFDRGVAATTVEDVRDAARVSNSQVYHYFTDKNALIRAVIAYQSDTIVGAQEPMFARLDTVDGFRAWRDFLVAHQRQMHCRGGCPLGSLGSELAEVNPIARADVATAFRRWESGVRSGLRSMAEAGRLDPAVDPDKLATATLAALQGALLLTQLQRDTAPLEATLDTMIDHIASRTRPAPDGAPVS, translated from the coding sequence ATGAGCAGCACAAAGCCGCGGCGCCTGACGCCGAAGGGTGAACAGACACGGCAACGGATCGTTGTCGCGGCAGCGCAGTTGATGTTCGACCGCGGTGTCGCCGCGACAACCGTCGAGGACGTGCGCGACGCCGCCCGGGTGAGCAACTCGCAGGTCTACCACTACTTCACCGACAAGAACGCGCTGATCCGGGCGGTGATCGCGTATCAGAGCGACACCATCGTCGGCGCGCAGGAGCCCATGTTCGCCCGGCTGGACACCGTCGACGGTTTCCGGGCCTGGCGCGACTTCCTCGTCGCGCACCAGCGGCAGATGCACTGCCGGGGCGGCTGCCCGCTGGGCTCATTGGGCAGCGAACTGGCCGAGGTCAACCCGATTGCCCGCGCCGATGTCGCCACGGCGTTCCGTCGCTGGGAGTCCGGGGTGCGCTCCGGGCTGCGATCGATGGCCGAGGCCGGTCGCCTCGACCCCGCCGTCGACCCGGACAAACTCGCCACCGCGACGCTGGCCGCCCTGCAAGGGGCGCTGCTGCTGACCCAGCTGCAACGCGACACCGCGCCGCTGGAAGCCACCCTGGACACGATGATCGACCACATCGCATCCCGTACCCGGCCCGCCCCGGACGGCGCCCCCGTCTCCTGA